A part of Hippea maritima DSM 10411 genomic DNA contains:
- a CDS encoding IS256 family transposase, with amino-acid sequence MNRKMLKEIISNMDMDVVKELDEYGKNKLATLMEGLLIEIMGKERYEYLLENPEDKGNGTYKRSLNTGLGKLNLDVPRTRSGNFRSHLLPPKYQRYDESFEDLIFSFLINGDSKQEIVHKMKLRGLDFSEKAYDEIFEYIKTQMLEFKSKELQENYYFLYIYAYHCMVKDEKDKRVKRAVVYTVVGIDTNAQKTLLGYYSFFGSENRSTWMEVFQDLINRGMKRVLMFICDDFNGISEAIRAFFPYSDIQKCTVHASRNVYKHMKKEDASYVNKKLKEIKYSCDTFEKGIEIFKTEIIDRFKDQYKTYTKYLDSRKEELLAFLKYPEVIRKYINSTNTVESVHSSFEKQRLKKGGFFQSMDILNVALFIATDKLHKTWNVNPLIKAKRYELNQMFVAKFGKGVEE; translated from the coding sequence ATGAACAGAAAGATGCTTAAGGAGATAATCTCAAACATGGATATGGATGTAGTAAAGGAGTTGGATGAATACGGAAAGAATAAACTGGCCACCCTAATGGAAGGACTACTTATTGAGATAATGGGTAAGGAAAGATACGAGTACTTACTTGAGAACCCAGAAGACAAAGGCAATGGAACCTACAAAAGGAGCCTAAACACAGGCCTTGGTAAACTGAATTTGGATGTCCCAAGAACAAGGAGCGGAAACTTCCGCTCTCATCTTCTCCCTCCCAAATATCAAAGGTATGATGAAAGCTTTGAGGATTTAATCTTCTCCTTCCTAATCAATGGAGACTCAAAACAGGAAATCGTGCACAAGATGAAATTGAGAGGACTGGATTTTAGTGAAAAAGCATACGATGAGATATTTGAATACATAAAGACACAGATGCTTGAATTTAAATCCAAAGAACTTCAGGAAAACTACTATTTTCTATACATATACGCCTATCACTGTATGGTAAAGGATGAAAAGGATAAAAGGGTAAAGAGAGCTGTCGTTTACACTGTTGTAGGGATAGACACAAATGCTCAAAAAACACTCCTTGGATATTACTCATTCTTTGGTAGTGAGAACAGATCCACCTGGATGGAAGTATTCCAGGATTTAATCAACAGGGGAATGAAAAGGGTCTTAATGTTCATCTGTGATGATTTCAACGGAATCTCAGAGGCAATAAGAGCCTTCTTTCCTTACTCGGATATTCAGAAATGCACAGTTCATGCATCAAGAAACGTATACAAGCATATGAAAAAGGAGGATGCCTCATATGTGAACAAAAAGCTCAAGGAGATTAAATACTCCTGTGATACCTTTGAAAAAGGGATAGAGATTTTCAAAACAGAGATAATTGACAGATTCAAAGACCAATACAAGACCTACACCAAATATTTAGACTCAAGAAAAGAAGAACTCCTTGCCTTCTTAAAGTACCCTGAGGTAATAAGAAAGTACATCAATTCAACAAACACTGTTGAATCTGTACATTCATCCTTTGAAAAACAAAGGCTAAAGAAAGGAGGGTTCTTCCAGTCCATGGATATCCTAAATGTTGCCCTTTTCATTGCAACAGATAAATTACACAAAACCTGGAATGTTAATCCTCTGATTAAGGCTAAAAGATATGAACTGAATCAGATGTTTGTTGCTAAGTTTGGGAAGGGAGTTGAAGAGTGA